The Banduia mediterranea DNA window ATGCCTCAAGACGCAGCAGCAGCAGGTCCGCCAGCTCGTCCTGCAGATAGCGCTGCAAGCGAATTTCCTCGGCTTCCTTGGCCAGAATCTGTTCGGCATTGAAACTGTAGTCGCGCGAGGCGTTCAAGCGATCGGACGGCACCAGGATCTTGCCGTCGCGCACCAGCACGAAATCCACTGTCGTCGTCAGCTCGAATTCCACGGCTTTGCCATCCGGCCCGATCGACAGCACCGAACGCTGCTCGTCCAGCTTGGTCAGCCGCAGCGTACTCACACCCGCTTCCGGCTGCGCCACGATGTCCGCACCGCGCCGACGCAGCCGCGAGCGCAGGGCTTGCTCCACCGGCGGCTCGGACACGGCGTAGGGCTCGACCGTATCGATGTAGACACGCTGCAATGCGAGGGGCAGGGGACGGTCACCCGCCAGGCGAAAGCCACAGCCGGCCAGCAACAGGACCGCGACGACCACCGCCAGCCGGGTTGCGCGCACGGCGCAGAACCACGAATCGATCTTCAAGCCGCCATCCTTAATGCTGCACTTCGCTTGCGCTTGTCCCGTTGAACGATACCGACTTCGCATCAAACCACCAGACTCACCAACTTGCCCGGCACCACGATCTTCTTGCGCAGGATCTGCTCCCCGACGAACTTCTTCACGTTTTCCTCGGCCAGCGCCGCGTCCAGAATCGTCTCCTGCGTCGCATCGGCCGCCACCTCGATGTGTCCACGCAGCTTGCCGTTGACCTGTACCACCAGTTTCACCGTGTCCGCCACCAGCGCCGCCGGGTCGTGCCGCGGCCAGTGCGCATCAATCACCGCGTCCGAGCGGCCCAGCGCGTTCCAGAGCACATGCGACAGGTGCGGCACGATCGGCGCCAGCACCAACACCAGCACTTCCAGGGTTTCCTGGCTTACGGCGCGACCGTTGTCGCTGGCGTCGTCGAACTTGTAGAGCGCGTTGAGCAACTCCATGCAGCCGGCGATGGCCGTATTGAAAGTATGGCGACGCGAGAAATCATCCTCGATCTTGCGCAGCGTCTCGTGCAGTTTGCGTCGCAGCTCCTTCTGAGCAGAATCCAGTGCCGACGCATTCAACGGCGGTGCCGCCCCGCCCGCCGTGTGGTCCAGGACGCGCTTCCACAAGCGCTTGAGAAAACGCGCTGCGCCGTCGATGCCGGCATCCGACCATTCCAGGGTCTGCTCCGGCGGCGCGGTGAACATCATGAACAGGCGCAGCGCATCCGCGCCGTGCGACTCGATGATCCGGTTCGGATCCACGCCATTGTTCCTGGACTTGGACATGGTGCCCATGCCATCGGACTGCACCACCGAACCGTCGGCCTTCAGCCGGGCGCCGAGCATGCCGCCCTTGGCGTCGCGCTCCACTTCGATTTCGCCCGGCGCGATCCATTCGCGCCCGCCATTGGCGGTCGTCCGGTAAAACGATTCGGCCAGCACCATGCCCTGCGTCAGCAAACGCGCGAACGGCTCCGGCGTATCGACCAGACCGTTGTCGCGCATCGCCTTGGTGAAGAAACGGGCGTACAGCAAGTGCAGGATAGCGTGCTCGATGCCGCCGATGTACTGATCCACCGGCAGCCAGTATCTGGCGCGATCATCCAGCATCTTCTCGTTCTGGTCGGCGCAGGCAAATCGCGCGTAGTACCAACTCGAATCCACGAAGGTGTCGAAGGTGTCGGTCTCGCGTCTGGCCGGCTTGCCGCAGCTGGGACATTCGCAGTTGACGAAGGACTCCTCGCGCAGCAACGGGTTGCCACGGCCATCCGGCACCAGATGCTCCGGCAACACCACCGGTAGCTGATCGTCCGGCACCGGCACCGCGCCACAGGCCTCGCAGTACACCACCGGAATCGGGCAG harbors:
- the lptE gene encoding LPS assembly lipoprotein LptE, whose translation is MKIDSWFCAVRATRLAVVVAVLLLAGCGFRLAGDRPLPLALQRVYIDTVEPYAVSEPPVEQALRSRLRRRGADIVAQPEAGVSTLRLTKLDEQRSVLSIGPDGKAVEFELTTTVDFVLVRDGKILVPSDRLNASRDYSFNAEQILAKEAEEIRLQRYLQDELADLLLLRLEASLSRLVPEPASANAGIEQ
- the leuS gene encoding leucine--tRNA ligase, whose protein sequence is MQQEYSPRDVEQGAQAFWNENESFKAREDAAREKFYCLSMFPYPSGRLHMGHVRNYTIGDVITRYQRMLGKNVLQPIGFDAFGLPAENAAMKNGVPPAQWTYSNIDYMCGQLKQLGIAYDWDRRLATCEPSYYRWQQWFFVQLYQQGLVYKKASIVNWDPVDQTVLANEQVIDGRGWRSGAVVEQREIPQWFLKITDYADELLSELDQLPDWPDAVKTMQANWIGRSEGLEIDFRLADRDEHITVFTTRPDTLYGVSFVSVAVQHPLALEAAARSEAVAAFVDETKKTDVQEATLETMEKRGVPLGIDVIHPLTGERVPVWAANFVLMNYGTGCVMAVPAHDQRDWEFATAYGLPKMPVIGPDAETPADISEAAFTDKATTQNSAEFSGLRFDQAFDAIASRLEAQGQGRRRVNYRLRDWGVSRQRYWGCPIPVVYCEACGAVPVPDDQLPVVLPEHLVPDGRGNPLLREESFVNCECPSCGKPARRETDTFDTFVDSSWYYARFACADQNEKMLDDRARYWLPVDQYIGGIEHAILHLLYARFFTKAMRDNGLVDTPEPFARLLTQGMVLAESFYRTTANGGREWIAPGEIEVERDAKGGMLGARLKADGSVVQSDGMGTMSKSRNNGVDPNRIIESHGADALRLFMMFTAPPEQTLEWSDAGIDGAARFLKRLWKRVLDHTAGGAAPPLNASALDSAQKELRRKLHETLRKIEDDFSRRHTFNTAIAGCMELLNALYKFDDASDNGRAVSQETLEVLVLVLAPIVPHLSHVLWNALGRSDAVIDAHWPRHDPAALVADTVKLVVQVNGKLRGHIEVAADATQETILDAALAEENVKKFVGEQILRKKIVVPGKLVSLVV